A single genomic interval of Pochonia chlamydosporia 170 chromosome 7, whole genome shotgun sequence harbors:
- a CDS encoding coatomer subunit epsilon (similar to Metarhizium acridum CQMa 102 XP_007810684.1): MDPYSAEGELINIHNHFHQGQYQEVVDFDTSSFSADNALPARVLVLRARIALGQAEDVIADVKGESEPDLEVLGALAEYTLGKTDAALKTVEKLASSAADNTTVQVIGGTVLQAAGKSEEAIALLSQHQASLEAVALIVQIHLEQNRTDLAVKEVAAARRWAQDSLLVNLAESWVGLRVGGEKYQQAFYVYEELAQAPSTASIRSLVSQAVCELHLGRLEEAQVALEEALKKDPQYVEAIANMLVLTLISGGDASEYTASLKKADPKHALLADLEEKSALFDQAAAKYSAKVSS, translated from the exons ATGGATCCCTACTCAGCAGAAGGTGAATTGATCAACATTCacaaccacttccaccaGGGACAGTACCAGGAAGTCGTCGATTTCGACACATCGTCCTTCTCAGCCGACAATGCTCTCCCCGCGCGCGTCCTAGTCCTCCGAGCCCGCATCGCACTCGGCCAGGCTGAGGATGTCATTGCAGACGTCAAGGGTGAATCAGAGCCAGACTTGGAAGTTCTCGGCGCGTTGGCTGAATACACCCTTGGAAAGACCGATGCTGCGCTGAAGACCGTCGAGAAGCTGGCTTCTTCCGCCgccgacaacaccaccgttCAGGTTATCGGTGGAACGGTTCTGCAAGCTGCTGGCAAGTCGGAGGAAGCTATTGCACTCTTGTCACAGCACCAAGCAAGCT TGGAAGCCGTTGCCCTGATTGTTCAGATCCACCTTGAACAAAACCGAACCGACCTCGCGGTCAAggaagttgctgctgcaagaAGATGGGCACAAGATAGTTTGTTGGTGAACCTTGCTGAGTCTTGGGTCGGTCTCAGAGTG GGCGGTGAGAAGTACCAGCAGGCATTTTACGTTTACGAAGAGCTCGCGCAAGCCCCCTCAACAGCTTCGATACGATCTCTCGTCTCACAAGCAGTGTGCGAACTGCACCTCGGCCGTCTGGAGGAAGCCCAGGTAGCGCTGGaggaggcgttgaagaaggaccCCCAGTATGTGgaggccattgccaacatgctGGTTCTGACTTTGATTTCTGGTGGAGACGCATCTGAATACACTGC CTCCCTGAAGAAGGCGGACCCCAAGCATGCATTGCTGGCTGATTTGGAGGAGAAGAGCGCCTTGTTTGACCAGGCTGCGGCCAAGTATAGCGCAAAGGTGTCTTCGTAA
- a CDS encoding 60S ribosomal protein L44 (similar to Metarhizium acridum CQMa 102 XP_007810685.1): MVNIPKTRNTYCKGKECRKHTQHKVTQYKAGKASLFAQGKRRYDRKQSGYGGQTKPVFHKKAKTTKKVVLRLECVKCKTKCQLALKRCKHFELGGDKKTKGAALVF; this comes from the exons ATG GTCAACATTCCCAAGACCCGAAACACCTACTGCAAGGGCAAGGAGTGCCGCAAGCACACCCAGCACAAGGTCACCCAGTACAAGGCTGGCAAGGCCTCTCTGTTCGCCCAGGGTAAGCGCCGTTACGACCGAAAGCAGAGCGGTTATGGTGGTCAGACCAAGCCCGTTTTCCacaagaaggccaagaccaccaagaaGGTCGTCCTGAGATTGGAGTGCGTCAAGTGCAAGACCAAGTGCCAGCTGGCCCTGAAGCGATGCAAGCACTTCGAGTTGGG TGGTGACAAGAAGACGAAGGGTGCGGCTCTGGTGTTCTAA
- a CDS encoding ureidoglycolate hydrolase (similar to Metarhizium robertsii ARSEF 23 XP_007819050.1) has translation MSAETDASNRLEDLSGITLQPGENPYTAFINACHDDPKELQLLYSVHRTKRNAQQKAKFLASDFKGLSIDQTILRLERPDIEPGFKDERNCLVFWARPPHHIVQLAAKLQGLLQDAAPGIWLMPTHRMHMTVLEVAFSKTPQEIGALVSAIRPSIPDITSYTHRHRSRIVKPMISYDTSAFAVSFLPACGEETLSPPPTAPDVAADAVTQGDGYTYHHLRRDVFDKVQEAGLQVGSRYQVPSAHITLGRFLDEADHDTPEKRERWVKAIDDINEWLEKEVWDVKDGDFVGEWVVGQEKGLDARNGTLWYGGGRTILLGEGF, from the exons ATGAGCGCCGAAACCGACGCGAGCAACAGGCTGGAGGACCTCTCTGGAATTACCCTTCAGCCTGGTGAGAATCCATACACTGCCTTTATAAACGCCTGTCATGATGATCCC AAAGAACTGCAACTGCTCTACTCTGTGCACCGTACAAAGCGAAATGCCCAGCAAAAAGCAAAATTTCTCGCCTCCGATTTCAAGGGCCTGTCAATTGACCAGACTATTCTGAGGCTGGAGCGGCCAGATATCGAGCCTGGCTTCAAGGATGAGCGAAATTGCCTGGTATTTTGGGCGAGACCGCCTCATCATATTGTCCAGTTGGCGGCAAAGTTGCAGGGTCTGCTGCAAGACGCTGCGCCTG GAATTTGGCTGATGCCAACTCATCGAATGCACATGACGGTTCTGGAGGTCGCATTTTCCAAGACCCCTCAAGAGATAGGAGCATTGGTATCTGCTATTCGCCCTAGCATCCCGGACATTACTTCCTACACGCATCGTCATCGGTCACGAATTGTGAAGCCCATGATTTCGTATGATACTTCTGCCTTTGCGGTGTCCTTCTTGCCGGCCTGTGGTGAGGAGACGCTGTCGCCGCCTCCGACTGCTCCTGATGTTGCCGCCGATGCTGTCACCCAGGGCGACGGGTACACGTATCACCACCTCCGGCGAGATGTGTTTGACAAGGTGCAGGAGGCAGGATTGCAGGTCGGGTCACGGTATCAGGTGCCTAGTGCGCATATTACGCTGGGCCGGTTCCTGGATGAGGCGGACCATGATACGCcggagaagagggagaggtGGGTGAAGGCCATTGACGATATTAATGAAtggctggagaaggaggttTGGGATGTGAAGGATGGGGACTTTGTTGGAGAATGGGTCGTCGGCCAGGAGAAGGGACTGGATGCGAGGAATGGGACGTTGTGGTATGGAGGGGGCAGGACTATCTTGTTGGGGGAGGGATTCTAG
- a CDS encoding ureidoglycolate hydrolase (similar to Metarhizium robertsii ARSEF 23 XP_007819051.1), whose product MTITIQVNSEIKVTALPLTQDAFHPYGNVINNPRPDIHPSTFSSHASSLPSNAVSANQGHAIQYRNVSKIRNLYDQSPSGKADAAMSMFVCSARELSSVSDTQDKFTVRILERHPFTTQTFAPVSSSATGYLVIVAPSLPPSEADKHLPVPMGSDLPGRGLPDVSGLRAFVATDAQAVTYGAGTWHAPMVALGPPGTTLDFVVSQFMSGVAVEDCQLVDFETRGREEPSVEVAVPRARLEKL is encoded by the coding sequence ATGACCATCACGATACAAGTCAACTCTGAAATCAAAGTCACAGCCCTGCCACTCACCCAAGACGCCTTCCACCCATACGGCAATGTCATAAACaaccccagaccagacatccacCCGTCAACATTCTCCTCACACGCCTCATCTCTTCCCTCCAACGCCGTCTCCGCAAACCAAGGCCACGCCATCCAGTACCGCAATGTCAGCAAGATAAGAAACCTGTACGACCAGTCGCCCAGCGGAAAGGCCGACGCCGCCATGAGCATGTTCGTCTGCTCGGCCCGCGAGCTGTCCTCCGTCTCCGACACCCAGGACAAGTTCACCGTGCGGATCCTCGAACGACACCCCTTCACCACCCAGACCTTTGCACCCGTCTCTTCCTCCGCGACGGGCTATCTCGTCATTGTTGCGCCTAGTCTGCCGCCCAGCGAGGCGGACAAGCACCTGCCTGTTCCTATGGGAAGTGATCTACCCGGGAGGGGACTCCCGGATGTGAGTGGCTTGAGGGCGTTTGTGGCTACGGATGCGCAGGCGGTTACGTATGGTGCCGGGACGTGGCATGCGCCGATGGTGGCTTTGGGGCCCCCGGGGACGACGTTGGACTTTGTGGTTTCGCAGTTTATGAGTGGTGTTGCGGTGGAGGATTGTCAGTTGGTTGATTTTGAGACAAGGGGGAGGGAGGAGCCGAGTGTTGAGGTTGCGGTGCCGAGGGCGAGATTGGAGAAGCTGTAA
- a CDS encoding MFS transporter (similar to Zymoseptoria tritici IPO323 XP_003852880.1), producing MPQGDNGCPSTTQQIQRPPPAGELSSNDPETQTPDSQSQKQSREPVAWRDLPRKKQLVIITLARMSEPLVQTSLQSYMYYQLKWFNPESPDALISSQAGILHASFTAAQFLTAMAWGRVADSRRAGRKTVLLIGLLGTSLSCLGFGFSTSFWQALLFRTLGGSTNGNIGVMRTMISEIIREKKFQARAFLLMPMTFNIGVIIGPILGGILSDPAGTYPHLFGHVPFFINFPYATPNIVSSIFLLLAAAAVWLGLDETLDALRDGPPDLGTRVGRKLAKSFRRIFRRRERTGYMPIPSNVLELAADGNVSSKLPARRYTQRLPFRRIFTRNVALTLFAQFFLTFHIGTFQSLWFVFLSTPVFDPSASNHKTKLPFRFTGGIGLHPQSVGMAMAILGVIGISLQLLFYPRMSARLGTLMSWRLFLLFFPITYFLVPYLSVVPSTSEPPHSKTGPAIWLSICGVLFLQVMGRTFALPSQVILVNNCSPHPSVLGTIHGLGQSVSSFARTMGPITGGVVYGYGLSRGYVGLVFWLLSCVAICACLASLLVKEGDGHEIWLDGDEDEEPVETGR from the exons ATGCCGCAGGGCGATAACGGATGTCCTTCAACGACACAACAAATCCAACGGCCTCCTCCGGCCGGGGAATTATCTTCAAACGACCCAGAAAcgcaaacaccagactcccaATCCCAGAAACAGTCCAGAGAACCAGTAGCCTGGAGAGATTTACCCCggaagaagcagctcgtcatcatcacactcGCCCGTATGAGCGAGCCCTTGGTCCAGACATCCCTGCAG TCCTACATGTACTACCAACTGAAATGGTTCAACCCTGAATCTCCCGACGCCCTTATATCCAGCCAAGCGGGCATCCTGCACGCCTCCTTCACGGCGGCGCAGTTCCTCACGGCCATGGCATGGGGCCGCGTCGCCGATTCACGGAGGGCAGGCCGCAAGACGGTATTGCTGATCGGGTTGCTGGGCACGAGCCTTTCCTGCTTGGGGTTTGGCTTCTCAACCAGTTTCTGGCAGGCCCTGCTGTTTAGGACCCTGGGCGGGAGTACGAATGGGAATATTGGCGTCATGAGGACCAT GATCTCAGAAATCATCCGTGAAAAGAAATTCCAAGCCCGCGCATTCCTCCTCATGCCCATGACCTTCAACATCGGCGTCATCATCGGTCCCATCCTCGGAGGCATCCTCTCCGACCCGGCAGGCACGTACCCCCATCTATTCGGCCACGtccccttcttcatcaacttcCCCTACGCAACGCCCAACATCGTCAGCTCCATATTCCTCCTGctcgccgccgcagcagTATGGCTGGGCCTCGACGAAACGCTCGACGCGCTGAGAGACGGCCCCCCCGACCTGGGAACCCGCGTGGGCAGAAAACTGGCCAAGTCTTTCCGCAGGATATTCCGCCGCCGTGAAAGGACGGGGTATATGCCGATTCCGTCGAATGTGCTGGAACTTGCCGCCGATGGGAACGTGTCGAGTAAATTGCCTGCGAGGCGGTATACCCAGCGCTTACCGTTTCGGCGGATATTCACGCGAAACGTGGCGTTGACGCTGTTTGCCCAGTTCTTCCTGACTTTTCATATCGGGACGTTCCAATCCCTCTGGTTTGTGTTTCTGTCAACTCCTGTTTTTGACCCTTCAGCTTCGAATCACAAGACGAAACTACCGTTTCGGTTTACTGGTGGGATAGGCCTGCACCCCCAGTCTGTTGGtatggccatggccatcctCGGAGTCATTGGTATCTCACTGCAGCTCCTGTTCTACCCTCGCATGTCAGCCCGCCTAGGCACGTTAATGTCGTGGCGTTTATTCCTGCTCTTCTTCCCGATAACATACTTCCTCGTTCCGTATCTGTCCGTCGTCCCCAGCACCTCTGAGCCGCCGCACAGCAAGACCGGGCCAGCGATTTGGCTGTCAATCTGCGGGGTGCTCTTTTTGCAAGTCATGGGCCGGACTTTTGCGCTACCAAGTCAAGTTATCCTTGTGAACAACTGCTCGCCGCATCCAAGTGTGTTGGGGACCATACACGGATTGGGACAGAGCGTTAGTAGTTTTGCGAGGACGATGGGACCCATTACTGGTGGCGTTGTGTATGGGTATGGCCTGAGTAGAGGGTATGTCgggttggtgttttggctATTGAGTTGCGTGGCTATTTGTGCCTGCTTAGCAAGCTTGTTAGTAAAAGAGGGCGATGGCCACGAAATTTGGCTAGAcggcgatgaggacgaagaacCCGTTGAAACCGGTAGATAG
- a CDS encoding PLC-like phosphodiesterase, TIM beta/alpha-barrel domain-containing protein (similar to Metarhizium robertsii ARSEF 23 XP_007819054.1) — protein sequence MKLVRVLPFAATVLAACNGHDELCSKKYSEVTFVGSHDSAFVGETPTHNQYVSVTDQLNLGVRFLQAQTHNKFGTIEMCHTYCWELDAGTLKKYLQEIADWMNGNPNEVVTLLLTNGDAIPVQQFDAVFQSTGLAQYAFHPKGVLSKDQWPTLQQLIDAKTRLIVFMDYHMDPSKVDYIISEFDYFWETPYGITDKNFPTCAVDRPSGGDPKKLMGIMNHMLNFKIGDIVFPDQVDTKTTNSVDSITKQVDLCESQGKPQPNVILLDYIDIGEAQQAQLKFNGLA from the exons ATGAAGCTCGTACGAGTTCTGCCCTTTGCGGCAACGGTTCTGGCCGCCTGCAACGGTCACGATGAGCTTTGCAGCAAGAAGTACTCCGAGGTGACGTTCGTGGGTAGTCACGACAGCGCCTTCGTCGGAGAGACGCCTACGCATAATCAGTATGTCTCGGTGACGGATCAGCTGAATCTCGGTGTTCGGTTCTTGCAGGCGCAGACGCACAACAAATTTGGCACCATTGAGATGTGCCATACATATTGCTGGGAGCTGGACGCGGGGACCCTCAAGAAGTATCTGCAGGAAATTGCGGACTGGATGAACGGGAACCCGAATGAGGTTGTGACGCTGCTTCTGACCAACGGAGATGCTATTCCTGTTCAGCAATTTGACGCCGTCTTTCAGAGCACCGGGCTTGCGCAATATGCCTTCCATCCAAAGGGTGTGCTGTCCAAGGATCAGTGGCCGACACTGCAGCAACTTATTGATGCAAAGACGAGACTAATTGTCTTTATGG ATTATCACATGGATCCGTCCAAGGTCGACTACATCATTAGTGAGTTCGACTACTTCTGGGAAACTCCGTACGGCATCACGGACAAGAACTTTCCCACGTGTGCTGTTGACCGGCCCAGCGGGGGAGATCCCAAGAAGCTTATGGGTATTATGAATCACATGCTCAACTTTAAGATTGGCGACATTGTGTTTCCGGACCAAGTGGACACCAAGACGACCAACTCTGTGGATTCCATCACGAAGCAGGTCGACTTGTGTGAAAGTCAGGGTAAACCGCAGCCGAATGTGATTTTG CTTGATTATATCGATATTGGCGAAGCGCAGCAGGCACAGTTGAAGTTTAACGGCTTGGCGTGA
- a CDS encoding membrane associated DnaJ chaperone (similar to Metarhizium acridum CQMa 102 XP_007810691.1): protein MSAILSLVGWSFLPGLASSWIQTIYYGITIRAGDPKPRPGTPRHEEHRRRIHILVVTAYLLYTIYEADYDLRRRSSYYTDLGVPFASTDREIKSRFRRLAALHHPDKTSPDSAAQSASYFIHLKLAADTLQDVAKRFAYERFGDVIVNWEKCSTIKDFVTRGVLYTTLPHYAVAAAMIYVLGLFGYMEFGKFYRWLILMTLCLFEVHTVTRPEFPPLLNLVNAVMTRLTLREAYLPFQLIELLRKVTLTVYIALSQIGPLLVQDSKTKKAAAEDDEKTLRESLVRLETLSKQIDADAGRLMDMEVAPFKGDPGSISNLQGKMREWLVQNTIRADPMVRDAVGRSLTKRRVDAPSGAKGNR from the exons ATGTCCGCCATCCTCTCCCTAGTAGGCTGGTCCTTCCTCCCAGGC CTCGCATCATCCTGGATCCAAACCATCTACTACGGCATCACCATCCGCGCCGGCGACCCCAAGCCCCGACCCGGCACCCCACGACACGAGGAACACCGTCGCCGAATCCACATCCTCGTCGTGACAGCCTACCTCCTCTACACCATCTACGAAGCAGACTACGACCTCCGCCGACGCTCCTCCTACTACACCGACCTCGGCGTGCCCTTCGCCTCCACTGACCGCGAAATCAAGTCTCGCTTCCGCCGCCTAGCCGCCCTCCACCACCCCGACAAGACGAGCCCCGACTCGGCCGCCCAGTCCGCCAGCTACTTCATCCACCTGAAGCTCGCGGCAGACACATTACAAGATGTCGCCAAGCGGTTCGCATACGAACGCTTCGGCGACGTCATCGTCAACTGGGAGAAATGCAGCACCATAAAGGACTTTGTCACCCGCGGCGTGCTTTACACCACGCTGCCGCATTATGCTGTTGCTGCGGCGATGATTTACGTGCTCGGGTTGTTCGGGTATATGGAGTTTGGCAAATTCTACAGGTGGCTCATCCTCATGACCCTTTGTCTGTTTGAGGTTCATACGGTGACGAGGCCCGAGTTTCCGCCGCTTTTGAATCTAGTCAATGCTGTTATGACGCGGCTCACATTGCGGGAAGCCTATCTGCCGTTTCAGCTGATTGAGCTGTTGAGAAAAGTCACGTTGACGGTGTATATTGCGCTTTCGCAAATAGGACCCCTGCTGGTGCAGGATTCCAAGACGAAAAAGGCAGCGGcggaggatgatgaaaagACTCTGCGggagagtctggtgcgatTGGAGACGCTGTCGAAGCAGATTGACGCCGACGCTGGCCGGCTGATGGATATGGAAGTCGCGCCGTTCAAGGGCGACCCCGGGAGCATTAGCAACTTGCAGGGCAAGATGCGGGAGTGGCTTGTACAAAATACTATTCGGGCGGATCCCATGGTTAGGGATGCGGTGGGCAGGTCCTTGACAAAGCGAAGGGTAGATGCTCCAAGCGGAGCTAAGGGGAACAGATAG
- a CDS encoding sugar transporter (similar to Neosartorya fischeri NRRL 181 XP_001265914.1) codes for MRLPFHIGIHRVESVHNYAGVLVPLEEAHLHSKSARSGRTEYESRAGGHDDDVEASDAGDKNEDSERQGMLQMEAAEYTIEGLRKETRQGRQGQWTEYEIKSKLINKAIGDIGMGRYNWQLFILCGFGWFADNLWLQGVSLTLPSLSAEFSISEKTVRYTTSALFVGLSLGSFIWGIGSDYLGRRIAFNFTLLITSVFGIASAYAQSWTGVSLLFASLGFGVGGSLPVDGALFLEFLPDASSSLLTLLSVWWPVGQLVSSLAAWYFITKYPMDQGWRYFIVSIGVVTFAMFVVRFFIFRLFESPKFLLNKGRQDEAVAVVHGIAYRNRTKTWLTSELLDVVAASDDNGPEPMEDHLEPPSRSNALSAKLKSFSGERLKPLFQTRTLGIATGLIWFCWATIGMGYPLFNAFLPQYFSHGGNGSGDGQNVPSETSAISNETYRNYAITSIMGVPGSILAAYLVDSPSPFFGRRGTLAGSTLVSAIFLFLFVIFGKTPTAQLAFSCVAAFSQNIMYGVLYAFTPEIFPAPVRGAGTGVASFLNRVTGLIAPILAATVPGDGATTPIYMSAILILSAFVGMCLIPIETRGAQRL; via the coding sequence ATGAGGCTCCCGTTCCACATAGGAATTCACCGTGTCGAATCTGTCCACAACTATGCCGGAGTCCTTGTTCCGCTAGAAGAAGCACACCTTCATAGCAAGTCTGCGAGATCCGGCCGCACCGAATACGAATCGCGAGCAGGCGGTCATGACGACGATGTCGAAGCCAGTGACGCCGGTGACAAGAATGAAGACAGCGAGAGGCAAGGGATGTTGcagatggaggcggcggaatACACCATCGAAGGCCTGCGAAAGGAAACAAGGCAAGGCCGTCAGGGTCAGTGGACAGAGTATGAGATCAAGTCGAAGCTTATAAACAAGGCCATTGGTGATATCGGCATGGGACGATACAATTGGCAACTGTTCATCCTCTGTGGTTTCGGATGGTTTGCCGACAATCTGTGGCTGCAAGGCGTCTCGCTTACTCTGCCATCGCTATCTGCCGAGTTTAGCATTTCAGAAAAGACTGTCAGATACACCACAAGTGCTCTCTTCGTAGGCTTGTCGCTGGGCAGCTTCATCTGGGGCATTGGATCTGACTATCTCGGCCGCCGCATTGCCTTTAACTTCACATTGCTTATTACTAGCGTATTCGGCATCGCATCGGCCTATGCGCAAAGCTGGACAGGTGTCAGCTTATTATTCGCTTCATTAGGATTCGGCGTGGGAGGCAGTCTACCCGTGGACGGTGCCCTATTCCTTGAGTTTCTCCCCGATGCGTCCAGCTCACTCCTTACTCTCCTCTCCGTTTGGTGGCCAGTCGGTCAGCTGGTGTCTTCTCTAGCCGCTTGGTACTTCATCACCAAGTACCCCATGGACCAAGGTTGGAGATACTTCATTGTTTCCATTGGTGTCGTCACATTCGCCATGTTCGTCGTACGATTTTTCATATTTCGTCTCTTTGAATCTCCAAAGTTTCTTCTCAATAAGGGTCGGCAGGATGAAGCTGTAGCGGTCGTACACGGCATCGCGTACAGAAATAGGACGAAAACTTGGCTTACCTCCGAACTCCTGGATGTGGTTGCTGCGAGCGACGATAACGGCCCAGAACCTATGGAAGACCATCTCGAACCCCCCTCCCGGTCCAACGCCTTAAGCGCTAAACTGAAAAGCTTCTCAGGCGAGAGACTGAAGCCTCTTTTCCAAACAAGGACTTTGGGAATTGCTACAGGTCTCATATGGTTTTGTTGGGCTACTATTGGCATGGGGTACCCCCTGTTTAATGCGTTTTTGCCTCAATATTTTTCCCACGGCGGTAACGGCTCCGGCGATGGTCAGAATGTACCGTCCGAAACATCAGCAATATCCAACGAAACTTACAGAAACTATGCGATTACCTCGATAATGGGTGTGCCCGGCAGTATACTCGCTGCATATCTCGTCGACTCGCCGTCGCCTTTTTTTGGTCGCCGCGGCACTTTGGCTGGCTCCACGCTAGTTTCAGCCATattcctcttcctctttgtCATATTTGGGAAGACCCCAACCGCCCAGTTGGCATTCTCCTGCGTTGCCGCGTTTTCACAAAACATCATGTACGGCGTCCTGTATGCTTTTACTCCTGAAATCTTCCCTGCTCCCGTCAGAGGTGCCGGAACAGGCGTGGCGAGTTTCTTGAACAGAGTTACCGGGTTGATAGCACCAATTTTGGCTGCTACAGTTCCTGGAGATGGCGCAACGACTCCCATTTACATGTCTGCGATTCTGATTTTGTCTGCGTTTGTTGGCATGTGTTTGATTCCCATTGAGACGAGAGGTGCACAGAGGCTATAA
- a CDS encoding transcriptional coactivator p15 family protein (similar to Metarhizium acridum CQMa 102 XP_007810693.1) yields MPPVSKKRAADDSDEDQMVPVKTSKKTKHGMTADGEDDEGNPFWELSNKRRVGVSKFKNMYLVNFREYYEMNGKMLPGKKGISLSVAQYTALLKAVPSINAALRQMGQAVEDVEDLDETTVEPAKRPKKERKTSKANIEATSDEEED; encoded by the exons ATGCCTCCTGTTTCCAAGAAACGTGCTGCCGATGATTCTGATGAGGATCAAATGGTCCCTGTCAAAACATCGAAAAAGACCAAGCATGGAATGACTGCAGAtggtgaagacgacgaaggGAATCCATTTTGGGAG CTCTCAAACAAACGCCGCGTGGGAGTTTCGAAATTCAAGAACATGTATCTTGTTAACTTTCGAGAGTACTATGAGATGAATGGCAAAATGCTCCCAGGCAAAAAG GGAATTTCACTATCCGTGGCCCAGTATACAGCTCTTCTGAAGGCTGTACCCTCAATCAATGCCGCGCTTCGACAAATGGGTCAAGCAGTGGAAGACGTTGAAGACCTTGATGAGACAACAGTCGAACCGGCCAAGAGGCcaaagaaggagaggaaaaCATCTAAagcgaacattgaagcaacaagtgacgaggaagaggactAG